One Solanum pennellii chromosome 9, SPENNV200 DNA segment encodes these proteins:
- the LOC107031351 gene encoding rab11 family-interacting protein 3 isoform X3 produces the protein MGFKKVYKALQEIFPEVDSRILRAVAIEHCKDGDTAVEVVLNEVIPCLTKLPSTSAEHSGVTGISSAAAVDANRPPQPDAFLLHNTKDSDELQNGSSFYDAGCGHHQTIEDTDGESLQNYHDAVGGDHIPLEVGGGTPVSVEKCDKDPEATSFTVNKKNGAEVADNKLCLPTECVVLHDTFEGTENSSSDDSTALVHKRIHEEVSSQDNEDMKDPESQVVPLSAQTLCGSEDSIEFVVAPDVHNFELEKTEISLHQKEKTELSDSIDATSSEDLAGVILVTKEESMPNSVVTASGQICSIDLLEDMMTEAKSNKKTLFLAVESIICLMRDVELQEEAAEQAKLEAAKGGLDMLERVEDLKEMLQHAKEANDMHAGEVYGEKSILATEVKELQSRLLGLADERDKSLAVLDEMRQTLEVRMAAAAKEIKAAEQERLEKKEVARKALADQEIIMEKVVQEANVLKQEAEENAKLRDFLVDRGRVVDTLQGEISVICQDVRLLKEKFDDRVPLRKSLCSGQTSCILASSSSSLKSMISDEVAEPADLLHAPEKVNRVSCHEEEHKVSEDVKSVIHNTDLVDDGWEIFDNRELYV, from the exons ATGGGATTTAAGAAAGTTTATAAGGCATTGCAGGAGATTTTTCCTGAg GTTGATTCTCGAATTCTTAGAGCTGTTGCTATTGAGCATTGTAAGGATGGTGACACGGCTGTCGAGGTGGTCCTTAATGAAGTTATCCCCTGCTTGACTAAGCTTCCCTCAACTTCTGCCGAGCATAGTGGGGTTACTGGCATATCATCTGCAG CTGCAGTAGATGCTAATCGTCCTCCACAGCCTGATGCTTTTCTTCTTCACAATACAAAAGACTCAGATGAACTGCAAAATGGCTCATCATTCTATGATGCTGGTTGTGGACAtcatcaaacaattgaagatactGATGGTGAATCTCTTCAGAATTATCATGATGCTGTTGGTGGAGATCACATACCGCTTGAAGTTGGAGGTGGGACACCGGTCTCCGTGGAGAAGTGTGACAAAG ATCCTGAAGCAACTTCTTTCACAGTAAACAAAAAGAATGGAGCTGAAGTTGCTGACAATAAGCTCTGTCTGCCCACGGAATGTGTTGTTCTGCATGATACCTTTGAAGGGACTGAGAACTCATCTTCTGATGATTCTACTGCACTTGTGCACAAAAGGATACATGAAGAAGTTTCTTCACAGGACAATGAGGACATGAAAGATCCTGAGAGTCAGGTTGTGCCCTTGAGTGCTCAAACTTTATGTGGTTCTGAAGATAGTATAGAGTTTGTGGTTGCACCAGATGTGCACAACTTTGAGCTAGAAAAAACAGAAATCAGTCttcatcaaaaagaaaaaacagaactCAGTGATTCAATCGATGCTACATCTAGTGAAGATTTGGCGGGTGTAATTCTTGTAACTAAAGAAGAGTCTATGCCAAATTCAGTGGTCACTGCATCAGGTCAAATTTGTAGTATTGACCTTCTCGAGGATATGATGACAGAAGCCAAAAGTAACAAG aaaacactgttTTTGGCTGTGGAGTCTATTATCTGCTTGATGAGAGACGTTGAACTCCAAGAGGAAGCTGCAGAGCAGGCAAAGCTTGAAGCTGCTAAGGGGGGACTGGATATGCTTGAGAGGGTAGAGGATCTGAAAGAAATGTTACAACATGCTAAGGAAGCAAATGATATG CATGCTGGTGAAGTTTATGGTGAGAAGTCCATCTTAGCTACTGAAGTTAAAGAACTTCAATCTCGCCTGCTTGGATTGGCAGATGAAAGGGACAAATCTCTCGCAGTTCTTGATGAG ATGCGTCAGACACTTGAGGTGCGAATGGCTGCTGCTGCGAAAGAAATAAAAGCTGCTGAGCAAGAAAGACTAGAAAAGAAAGAGGTTGCACGTAAAGCGCTTGCTGATCAGGAAATTATTATGGAAAAAGTTGTGCAAGAGGCAAATGTTCTGAAGCAAGAGGCAGAAGAAAATGCTAAG TTGAGGGATTTCCTGGTGGATCGGGGGCGTGTTGTTGATACGTTGCA AGGCGAAATCTCTGTCATATGCCAAGATGTGAGGTTGTTGAAAGAGAAATTTGATGATCGTGTTCCTCTTCGCAAATCTTTATGTTCCGGGCAGACCAGTTGTATCTTAGCCTCatcaagttcatctttgaaGAGTATGATATCAGATGAGGTTGCTGAGCCTGCAGATTTGTTGCATGCTCCAGAAAAGGTGAATAGAGTGTCTTGTCATGAGGAGGAGCACAAGGTATCTGAAGATGTTAAGTCAGTGATCCATAACACGGATCTTGTGGATGATGGATGGGAAATCTTTGACAACCGCGAGCTATACGTGTGA
- the LOC114073986 gene encoding uncharacterized protein LOC114073986, with product MATLASSMSSLRSSKMRKWQGCSKQVRQQRARLYIIWRCTVLLLCWHD from the coding sequence ATGGCTACTCTTGCAAGTTCAATGTCATCGTTAAGGAGTTCGAAAATGAGGAAATGGCAAGGATGTTCAAAGCAAGTTAGACAACAAAGGGCAAGACTTTATATTATTTGGAGATGTACAGTCTTGCTTCTATGTTGGCAcgattaa
- the LOC107031351 gene encoding rab11 family-interacting protein 3 isoform X2, which translates to MGFKKVYKALQEIFPEVDSRILRAVAIEHCKDGDTAVEVVLNEVIPCLTKLPSTSAEHSGVTGISSAAAVDANRPPQPDAFLLHNTKDSDELQNGSSFYDAGCGHHQTIEDTDGESLQNYHDAVGGDHIPLEVGGGTPVSVEKCDKGKEKVTAYEPCLVMNAMSNAEDPEATSFTVNKKNGAEVADNKLCLPTECVVLHDTFEGTENSSSDDSTALVHKRIHEEVSSQDNEDMKDPESQVVPLSAQTLCGSEDSIEFVVAPDVHNFELEKTEISLHQKEKTELSDSIDATSSEDLAGVILVTKEESMPNSVVTASGQICSIDLLEDMMTEAKSNKKTLFLAVESIICLMRDVELQEEAAEQAKLEAAKGGLDMLERVEDLKEMLQHAKEANDMHAGEVYGEKSILATEVKELQSRLLGLADERDKSLAVLDEMRQTLEVRMAAAAKEIKAAEQERLEKKEVARKALADQEIIMEKVVQEANVLKQEAEENAKLRDFLVDRGRVVDTLQGEISVICQDVRLLKEKFDDRVPLRKSLCSGQTSCILASSSSSLKSMISDEVAEPADLLHAPEKVNRVSCHEEEHKVSEDVKSVIHNTDLVDDGWEIFDNRELYV; encoded by the exons ATGGGATTTAAGAAAGTTTATAAGGCATTGCAGGAGATTTTTCCTGAg GTTGATTCTCGAATTCTTAGAGCTGTTGCTATTGAGCATTGTAAGGATGGTGACACGGCTGTCGAGGTGGTCCTTAATGAAGTTATCCCCTGCTTGACTAAGCTTCCCTCAACTTCTGCCGAGCATAGTGGGGTTACTGGCATATCATCTGCAG CTGCAGTAGATGCTAATCGTCCTCCACAGCCTGATGCTTTTCTTCTTCACAATACAAAAGACTCAGATGAACTGCAAAATGGCTCATCATTCTATGATGCTGGTTGTGGACAtcatcaaacaattgaagatactGATGGTGAATCTCTTCAGAATTATCATGATGCTGTTGGTGGAGATCACATACCGCTTGAAGTTGGAGGTGGGACACCGGTCTCCGTGGAGAAGTGTGACAAAGGTAAAGAAAAAGTTACTGCCTACGAACCCTGCCTAGTCATGAATGCCATGTCAAATGCTGAAG ATCCTGAAGCAACTTCTTTCACAGTAAACAAAAAGAATGGAGCTGAAGTTGCTGACAATAAGCTCTGTCTGCCCACGGAATGTGTTGTTCTGCATGATACCTTTGAAGGGACTGAGAACTCATCTTCTGATGATTCTACTGCACTTGTGCACAAAAGGATACATGAAGAAGTTTCTTCACAGGACAATGAGGACATGAAAGATCCTGAGAGTCAGGTTGTGCCCTTGAGTGCTCAAACTTTATGTGGTTCTGAAGATAGTATAGAGTTTGTGGTTGCACCAGATGTGCACAACTTTGAGCTAGAAAAAACAGAAATCAGTCttcatcaaaaagaaaaaacagaactCAGTGATTCAATCGATGCTACATCTAGTGAAGATTTGGCGGGTGTAATTCTTGTAACTAAAGAAGAGTCTATGCCAAATTCAGTGGTCACTGCATCAGGTCAAATTTGTAGTATTGACCTTCTCGAGGATATGATGACAGAAGCCAAAAGTAACAAG aaaacactgttTTTGGCTGTGGAGTCTATTATCTGCTTGATGAGAGACGTTGAACTCCAAGAGGAAGCTGCAGAGCAGGCAAAGCTTGAAGCTGCTAAGGGGGGACTGGATATGCTTGAGAGGGTAGAGGATCTGAAAGAAATGTTACAACATGCTAAGGAAGCAAATGATATG CATGCTGGTGAAGTTTATGGTGAGAAGTCCATCTTAGCTACTGAAGTTAAAGAACTTCAATCTCGCCTGCTTGGATTGGCAGATGAAAGGGACAAATCTCTCGCAGTTCTTGATGAG ATGCGTCAGACACTTGAGGTGCGAATGGCTGCTGCTGCGAAAGAAATAAAAGCTGCTGAGCAAGAAAGACTAGAAAAGAAAGAGGTTGCACGTAAAGCGCTTGCTGATCAGGAAATTATTATGGAAAAAGTTGTGCAAGAGGCAAATGTTCTGAAGCAAGAGGCAGAAGAAAATGCTAAG TTGAGGGATTTCCTGGTGGATCGGGGGCGTGTTGTTGATACGTTGCA AGGCGAAATCTCTGTCATATGCCAAGATGTGAGGTTGTTGAAAGAGAAATTTGATGATCGTGTTCCTCTTCGCAAATCTTTATGTTCCGGGCAGACCAGTTGTATCTTAGCCTCatcaagttcatctttgaaGAGTATGATATCAGATGAGGTTGCTGAGCCTGCAGATTTGTTGCATGCTCCAGAAAAGGTGAATAGAGTGTCTTGTCATGAGGAGGAGCACAAGGTATCTGAAGATGTTAAGTCAGTGATCCATAACACGGATCTTGTGGATGATGGATGGGAAATCTTTGACAACCGCGAGCTATACGTGTGA
- the LOC107031351 gene encoding rab11 family-interacting protein 3 isoform X1 yields the protein MGFKKVYKALQEIFPEVDSRILRAVAIEHCKDGDTAVEVVLNEVIPCLTKLPSTSAEHSGVTGISSAAAVDANRPPQPDAFLLHNTKDSDELQNGSSFYDAGCGHHQTIEDTDGESLQNYHDAVGGDHIPLEVGGGTPVSVEKCDKGKEKVTAYEPCLVMNAMSNAEGEDIADVYEKCAPLLIENEKCGHSADPEATSFTVNKKNGAEVADNKLCLPTECVVLHDTFEGTENSSSDDSTALVHKRIHEEVSSQDNEDMKDPESQVVPLSAQTLCGSEDSIEFVVAPDVHNFELEKTEISLHQKEKTELSDSIDATSSEDLAGVILVTKEESMPNSVVTASGQICSIDLLEDMMTEAKSNKKTLFLAVESIICLMRDVELQEEAAEQAKLEAAKGGLDMLERVEDLKEMLQHAKEANDMHAGEVYGEKSILATEVKELQSRLLGLADERDKSLAVLDEMRQTLEVRMAAAAKEIKAAEQERLEKKEVARKALADQEIIMEKVVQEANVLKQEAEENAKLRDFLVDRGRVVDTLQGEISVICQDVRLLKEKFDDRVPLRKSLCSGQTSCILASSSSSLKSMISDEVAEPADLLHAPEKVNRVSCHEEEHKVSEDVKSVIHNTDLVDDGWEIFDNRELYV from the exons ATGGGATTTAAGAAAGTTTATAAGGCATTGCAGGAGATTTTTCCTGAg GTTGATTCTCGAATTCTTAGAGCTGTTGCTATTGAGCATTGTAAGGATGGTGACACGGCTGTCGAGGTGGTCCTTAATGAAGTTATCCCCTGCTTGACTAAGCTTCCCTCAACTTCTGCCGAGCATAGTGGGGTTACTGGCATATCATCTGCAG CTGCAGTAGATGCTAATCGTCCTCCACAGCCTGATGCTTTTCTTCTTCACAATACAAAAGACTCAGATGAACTGCAAAATGGCTCATCATTCTATGATGCTGGTTGTGGACAtcatcaaacaattgaagatactGATGGTGAATCTCTTCAGAATTATCATGATGCTGTTGGTGGAGATCACATACCGCTTGAAGTTGGAGGTGGGACACCGGTCTCCGTGGAGAAGTGTGACAAAGGTAAAGAAAAAGTTACTGCCTACGAACCCTGCCTAGTCATGAATGCCATGTCAAATGCTGAAGGTGAGGATATTGCTGATGTTTATGAGAAGTGTGCACCTTTACTAATTGAAAATGAGAAATGTGGACACTCTGCAGATCCTGAAGCAACTTCTTTCACAGTAAACAAAAAGAATGGAGCTGAAGTTGCTGACAATAAGCTCTGTCTGCCCACGGAATGTGTTGTTCTGCATGATACCTTTGAAGGGACTGAGAACTCATCTTCTGATGATTCTACTGCACTTGTGCACAAAAGGATACATGAAGAAGTTTCTTCACAGGACAATGAGGACATGAAAGATCCTGAGAGTCAGGTTGTGCCCTTGAGTGCTCAAACTTTATGTGGTTCTGAAGATAGTATAGAGTTTGTGGTTGCACCAGATGTGCACAACTTTGAGCTAGAAAAAACAGAAATCAGTCttcatcaaaaagaaaaaacagaactCAGTGATTCAATCGATGCTACATCTAGTGAAGATTTGGCGGGTGTAATTCTTGTAACTAAAGAAGAGTCTATGCCAAATTCAGTGGTCACTGCATCAGGTCAAATTTGTAGTATTGACCTTCTCGAGGATATGATGACAGAAGCCAAAAGTAACAAG aaaacactgttTTTGGCTGTGGAGTCTATTATCTGCTTGATGAGAGACGTTGAACTCCAAGAGGAAGCTGCAGAGCAGGCAAAGCTTGAAGCTGCTAAGGGGGGACTGGATATGCTTGAGAGGGTAGAGGATCTGAAAGAAATGTTACAACATGCTAAGGAAGCAAATGATATG CATGCTGGTGAAGTTTATGGTGAGAAGTCCATCTTAGCTACTGAAGTTAAAGAACTTCAATCTCGCCTGCTTGGATTGGCAGATGAAAGGGACAAATCTCTCGCAGTTCTTGATGAG ATGCGTCAGACACTTGAGGTGCGAATGGCTGCTGCTGCGAAAGAAATAAAAGCTGCTGAGCAAGAAAGACTAGAAAAGAAAGAGGTTGCACGTAAAGCGCTTGCTGATCAGGAAATTATTATGGAAAAAGTTGTGCAAGAGGCAAATGTTCTGAAGCAAGAGGCAGAAGAAAATGCTAAG TTGAGGGATTTCCTGGTGGATCGGGGGCGTGTTGTTGATACGTTGCA AGGCGAAATCTCTGTCATATGCCAAGATGTGAGGTTGTTGAAAGAGAAATTTGATGATCGTGTTCCTCTTCGCAAATCTTTATGTTCCGGGCAGACCAGTTGTATCTTAGCCTCatcaagttcatctttgaaGAGTATGATATCAGATGAGGTTGCTGAGCCTGCAGATTTGTTGCATGCTCCAGAAAAGGTGAATAGAGTGTCTTGTCATGAGGAGGAGCACAAGGTATCTGAAGATGTTAAGTCAGTGATCCATAACACGGATCTTGTGGATGATGGATGGGAAATCTTTGACAACCGCGAGCTATACGTGTGA